One segment of Stenotrophomonas sp. SAU14A_NAIMI4_8 DNA contains the following:
- a CDS encoding DUF3025 domain-containing protein has protein sequence MAADAGHRRFVPPPRAAVTAAVFQHPLYAGLAAFADLLAAPGWPGVPALDARLVVPGLQLVEQDAALLADGLHYETRIAQGRLATRAQNWHDLFNALVWASQRPLKRALNRQQCRHIAAMAPGQRNRAQAALTQFDETGVVVRVRDPALLAAWDAHDWSALFAPAPWKAGAIAVATVFGHALMEQALLPGRRLVGKCVVVRGDEDSACIEAVVQAIEHGQALTDPLQLRPLPLAGIPGWHGVQDAAFYADVDYFRPLRAGRQYPPPLHSAG, from the coding sequence ATGGCCGCCGACGCCGGCCATCGACGCTTCGTGCCGCCGCCGCGTGCGGCGGTGACCGCAGCGGTCTTCCAGCATCCTCTGTATGCCGGCTTGGCGGCTTTCGCTGACCTGCTGGCCGCACCTGGTTGGCCCGGCGTGCCTGCGCTGGATGCGCGCCTGGTCGTGCCGGGCCTGCAGCTGGTGGAACAGGACGCCGCGCTGCTGGCCGATGGCCTGCACTACGAAACCCGCATTGCCCAAGGCCGCCTCGCCACCCGTGCGCAGAACTGGCATGACCTGTTCAACGCCCTGGTCTGGGCCAGCCAGCGGCCGTTGAAGCGGGCACTCAATCGCCAGCAGTGCCGGCACATCGCCGCGATGGCGCCCGGCCAGCGCAACCGCGCGCAGGCCGCGCTGACCCAGTTCGATGAAACCGGCGTGGTGGTGCGGGTGCGCGACCCTGCGCTGCTTGCTGCGTGGGACGCGCATGACTGGTCGGCACTGTTCGCGCCCGCACCCTGGAAGGCGGGCGCTATCGCGGTGGCGACCGTGTTTGGCCATGCGTTGATGGAGCAGGCACTGCTGCCCGGGCGGCGACTGGTGGGCAAGTGCGTGGTGGTGCGTGGCGATGAAGACAGCGCCTGCATCGAAGCGGTGGTGCAGGCAATCGAACACGGCCAGGCGCTGACTGATCCATTGCAGCTGCGCCCGCTGCCGCTGGCCGGCATTCCCGGCTGGCACGGCGTGCAGGACGCCGCCTTCTACGCCGATGTCGATTACTTCCGCCCGCTGCGCGCAGGGCGCCAGTACCCACCGCCGCTGCACAGCGCCGGGTAG
- a CDS encoding dienelactone hydrolase family protein, which translates to MSEWITLDTHHGPVRAWQALPDGKPRAGLVVVQEIFGANPHIRSVAERFAAEGYAVLAPSFFDLVDGAEADTDALPYTAEGVKDGLERVNTLGMEKALEVVRAAATRLAPYGKVGTVGYCWGGSVALLAAMRLGLPSVSYYGGRNVHYLDETPKAPVIFHFGAQDKSIPPEAVQAHREKLPQMPTYVYPADHAFNRDVGHAYDPDSATLALQRTLDFFTEHLG; encoded by the coding sequence ATGTCCGAATGGATCACCCTGGATACGCACCACGGCCCGGTTCGCGCCTGGCAGGCCCTGCCCGACGGCAAGCCCCGCGCCGGCCTGGTGGTGGTGCAGGAGATCTTCGGCGCCAACCCGCATATCCGCAGCGTGGCCGAACGCTTCGCCGCCGAGGGCTATGCGGTGCTGGCGCCGTCGTTCTTCGATCTGGTCGATGGCGCCGAGGCCGACACCGATGCCCTGCCCTACACCGCCGAAGGCGTGAAGGACGGGCTGGAACGGGTGAACACCCTGGGCATGGAAAAGGCCCTGGAAGTGGTGCGCGCCGCTGCCACCCGGCTGGCCCCGTACGGCAAGGTCGGCACCGTCGGCTACTGCTGGGGCGGCAGCGTGGCCCTGCTGGCGGCCATGCGCCTGGGCCTGCCCTCGGTGAGCTACTACGGCGGCCGCAACGTGCACTATCTGGACGAAACGCCCAAGGCCCCGGTGATCTTCCACTTCGGCGCGCAGGACAAGAGCATTCCGCCGGAGGCGGTGCAGGCCCACCGCGAAAAGCTGCCGCAGATGCCCACTTACGTCTATCCGGCCGACCACGCCTTCAACCGCGACGTCGGACATGCGTATGATCCAGACAGCGCCACCCTGGCGCTGCAACGCACCCTGGACTTCTTCACGGAGCATCTTGGATGA
- the greB gene encoding transcription elongation factor GreB: protein MSRWRPPAEKSTALITAAGHARLKVELDELWRVRRPEVVKALAAAAAEGDRSENAEYTYRKKQLGEIDRRVRYLTKRLDALRVVDTTPTDPQAVFFGAWVELENVDSGQTSRYRIVGPDETDAGLGWISIDSPLARALLKKRIDDEFSVELPGGQFTFAVIGVEYPPR, encoded by the coding sequence ATGTCCCGTTGGCGTCCCCCCGCAGAAAAAAGCACTGCCCTGATCACCGCCGCCGGCCATGCCCGGCTGAAAGTCGAACTGGATGAGCTGTGGCGCGTGCGCCGCCCCGAGGTGGTGAAGGCGCTGGCCGCGGCCGCGGCCGAGGGTGATCGTTCCGAGAACGCCGAATACACCTACCGCAAGAAGCAGCTGGGCGAGATCGACCGCCGGGTGCGCTATCTGACCAAGCGCCTGGACGCACTGCGCGTGGTGGACACCACCCCGACCGACCCGCAGGCGGTGTTCTTCGGCGCATGGGTGGAGCTGGAAAACGTGGACAGCGGGCAGACCAGCCGTTATCGCATCGTCGGCCCGGACGAGACCGATGCCGGACTGGGCTGGATCAGCATTGATTCGCCGCTGGCGCGGGCGTTGCTGAAGAAGCGCATCGACGATGAGTTTTCGGTGGAGCTGCCCGGCGGGCAATTCACGTTTGCGGTGATCGGGGTGGAATACCCGCCCCGGTAG
- the rimO gene encoding 30S ribosomal protein S12 methylthiotransferase RimO: MSQLNPKVGFVSLGCPKALVDSERILTQLRSEGYDIVPSYDSADVVVVNTCGFIDSAVTESLDAIGEAMNQNGKVIVTGCLGKRPEQIREAYPNVLAVSGPQDYQSVMEAVHEALPPKHDPFVDLVPDYGIKLTPRHYAYLKISEGCNHHCSFCIIPSMRGKLVSRPVDDVLREAERLVRGGVKELLVVSQDTSAYGVDVKYAEKMWRDKAYQTRLKALCEGLSELDAWVRMHYVYPYPHVDEVVPLMAENRILPYLDIPFQHASPRILRLMKRPGAVEKTLERVQNWRRIAPDITVRSTFIVGFPGETEAEFEELLSFLDEAQLDRVGAFAYSPVEGATANALPDPVPEEVKQERLARFMEKQAQISASRLEARIGTVQQCLVDAIEGDIAVARSRADAPEIDGLVHIQNADQVALRVGEFVDVEITESDDHDLYGDALPPSTRPAFDLKVL, from the coding sequence ATGTCCCAGCTGAACCCCAAAGTCGGCTTCGTCAGCCTTGGCTGCCCGAAGGCCCTTGTCGATTCCGAGCGCATCCTCACCCAGCTCCGCTCGGAAGGCTACGACATCGTCCCGTCCTACGATTCGGCCGACGTGGTGGTGGTCAACACCTGCGGCTTCATCGATTCGGCGGTGACCGAATCGCTGGATGCGATCGGCGAGGCCATGAACCAGAACGGCAAGGTGATCGTCACCGGCTGCCTGGGCAAGCGCCCGGAACAGATCCGCGAGGCCTACCCGAACGTGCTGGCGGTCTCTGGCCCGCAGGACTACCAGAGCGTGATGGAAGCGGTGCATGAAGCGCTGCCGCCCAAGCACGACCCGTTCGTGGACCTGGTGCCCGACTACGGCATCAAGCTGACCCCGCGCCACTACGCCTATCTGAAGATTTCCGAAGGCTGCAACCACCACTGCAGCTTCTGCATCATTCCCTCGATGCGCGGCAAACTGGTCTCGCGCCCGGTGGATGACGTGCTGCGCGAAGCCGAGCGGCTGGTGCGCGGCGGGGTGAAGGAACTGCTGGTGGTTTCGCAGGACACCTCGGCCTACGGCGTGGACGTGAAGTACGCCGAAAAGATGTGGCGCGACAAGGCCTACCAGACCCGCCTGAAGGCGCTGTGCGAAGGCCTGTCCGAGCTCGATGCCTGGGTGCGCATGCACTACGTCTACCCGTACCCGCACGTGGACGAGGTGGTGCCGCTGATGGCCGAGAACCGCATCCTGCCGTACCTGGACATCCCGTTCCAGCACGCCAGCCCGCGCATCCTGCGCCTGATGAAGCGCCCCGGTGCGGTCGAAAAGACCCTGGAGCGCGTGCAGAACTGGCGCCGCATCGCCCCGGACATCACCGTGCGTTCGACCTTCATCGTCGGTTTCCCCGGCGAGACCGAGGCCGAGTTCGAAGAGCTGCTCTCGTTCCTGGACGAGGCGCAGCTGGACCGCGTGGGTGCCTTCGCCTATTCGCCGGTGGAAGGTGCCACGGCCAACGCTCTGCCGGACCCGGTGCCGGAAGAAGTGAAACAGGAGCGCCTGGCGCGCTTCATGGAAAAGCAGGCGCAGATTTCCGCTTCGCGCCTGGAAGCCAGGATCGGCACCGTGCAGCAGTGCCTGGTCGATGCCATCGAGGGCGATATCGCCGTGGCCCGTTCGCGCGCCGATGCGCCGGAAATCGACGGCCTGGTGCATATCCAGAACGCCGACCAGGTGGCGCTGCGCGTGGGCGAATTCGTCGACGTGGAGATCACCGAAAGCGACGACCACGATCTGTACGGCGATGCGCTGCCGCCGAGCACGCGCCCGGCGTTCGACCTCAAGGTTCTGTGA
- the dcd gene encoding dCTP deaminase has protein sequence MSIKSDRWIRRMSEQHGMIEPFEAGQVKQANGERIVSYGTSSYGYDVRCSREFKVFTNINSTIVDPKHFDPGSFVDIVGDECIIPPNSFALARTVEYFRIPRDTLVVCLGKSTYARCGIIVNVTPLEPEWEGHVTLEFSNTTPLPARIYANEGVAQMLFFQAAADDVCETSYKDRGGKYQGQTGVTLPRT, from the coding sequence ATGAGCATCAAGAGTGACCGTTGGATCCGCCGCATGTCCGAGCAGCACGGCATGATCGAGCCCTTCGAGGCCGGGCAGGTGAAGCAGGCCAACGGCGAGCGCATCGTCAGCTACGGTACGTCCAGCTACGGCTACGACGTGCGCTGCTCGCGCGAGTTCAAGGTGTTCACCAACATCAACTCCACCATCGTCGATCCCAAGCACTTCGACCCGGGCAGCTTCGTGGACATCGTTGGCGATGAGTGCATCATTCCGCCCAACAGCTTCGCGCTGGCGCGCACCGTCGAGTACTTCCGCATTCCGCGCGACACCCTGGTGGTGTGCCTGGGCAAGAGCACCTACGCGCGCTGCGGCATCATCGTCAACGTGACCCCGCTGGAGCCGGAATGGGAAGGGCACGTGACCCTGGAATTCAGCAACACCACGCCGCTGCCGGCGCGCATCTATGCCAACGAAGGCGTGGCGCAGATGCTGTTCTTCCAGGCCGCTGCCGATGACGTCTGCGAGACGTCCTACAAGGACCGTGGTGGCAAGTACCAGGGCCAGACCGGCGTGACCCTGCCGCGTACCTGA
- the apbC gene encoding iron-sulfur cluster carrier protein ApbC, whose amino-acid sequence MNSPTRRPHASQVQKGLTPHARIRNVIAVGSGKGGVGKSTTSVNLAVALQQLGARVGVLDADIYGPSVPAMLGLSGRPESPDNKSIEPMRAFGVDTMSIGYLVEDETPLIMRAPRATAALTQLFEDTLWDDLDYLLIDLPPGTGDIQLTLVQKIPLAGAVIVTTPQDIATLDAKKALKMFEKVEVPVLGVVENMAVHTCSNCGHVEHLFGEGGGERMAAQYGVPLLGSLPLQIDIREQGDAGTPITAAQPDSATAQAYRQAAQRLIEEVGKRPRGSIPILSSLL is encoded by the coding sequence GTGAACAGTCCGACCCGCCGTCCCCATGCCAGCCAGGTCCAGAAGGGCCTGACCCCGCATGCGCGCATCCGCAACGTGATCGCGGTGGGCTCTGGCAAGGGCGGGGTGGGCAAGTCCACCACCTCGGTGAACCTGGCCGTGGCGCTGCAGCAGCTGGGCGCACGCGTGGGCGTGCTCGATGCCGATATCTATGGCCCCAGCGTGCCGGCCATGCTGGGCCTGTCCGGTCGCCCGGAAAGCCCGGACAACAAGAGCATCGAACCGATGCGCGCGTTCGGCGTGGACACCATGTCCATCGGCTACCTGGTGGAAGACGAGACGCCGCTGATCATGCGCGCGCCGCGTGCCACTGCAGCGCTCACCCAGCTGTTCGAAGACACGCTGTGGGATGACCTGGATTACCTGCTGATCGACCTGCCGCCGGGCACCGGCGACATCCAGCTGACCCTGGTGCAGAAGATTCCGCTGGCCGGTGCGGTGATCGTCACCACCCCGCAGGACATCGCCACGCTGGATGCGAAGAAGGCACTGAAGATGTTCGAGAAGGTCGAGGTGCCGGTGCTGGGCGTGGTCGAGAACATGGCCGTGCACACCTGCAGCAACTGTGGGCATGTGGAGCACCTGTTCGGTGAAGGCGGCGGCGAGCGCATGGCCGCGCAGTACGGCGTGCCGCTGCTGGGCTCGCTGCCGTTGCAGATCGATATCCGCGAACAGGGCGATGCCGGTACGCCGATCACCGCCGCACAGCCCGATTCGGCCACCGCCCAGGCCTACCGCCAGGCCGCGCAGCGGTTGATCGAGGAAGTGGGCAAGCGCCCGCGCGGTTCCATTCCGATCCTGTCTTCGCTGCTGTAA
- a CDS encoding DUF5668 domain-containing protein: MRFNLVAAILLILIGLFMLASNLGWTHLNLSKLLLTWWPVALVGVGIAMLFGRGK, translated from the coding sequence ATGCGATTCAACCTCGTCGCCGCCATCCTGCTGATCCTGATCGGCCTGTTCATGCTTGCCAGCAACCTGGGCTGGACGCATCTGAACCTGTCCAAGCTGCTGCTGACCTGGTGGCCGGTGGCACTGGTGGGCGTGGGCATCGCCATGCTGTTCGGGCGCGGCAAGTAA
- a CDS encoding HIT family protein, translating into MSEFELDTRLATDSVLVAEGPLSQVRLMNDERFPWLVLVPRLAGVTEWIELDGEQQDKLRTELNRACKALKGSDGVEKINIGALGNIVRQLHFHVIGRHDGDPAWPGPVWGSGPAHRYDPAALDQHVAYWKERLGYPAHS; encoded by the coding sequence ATGAGCGAGTTCGAACTGGATACACGCCTGGCCACCGACAGCGTGCTGGTCGCCGAAGGCCCGTTGTCGCAAGTGCGGTTGATGAACGATGAACGCTTCCCCTGGTTGGTGCTGGTACCGCGCCTGGCCGGGGTGACCGAGTGGATCGAGCTGGACGGCGAGCAGCAGGACAAGCTGCGCACCGAACTCAACCGCGCCTGCAAGGCCCTGAAGGGCTCGGACGGGGTGGAGAAGATCAACATCGGCGCGCTGGGCAACATCGTGCGCCAGCTGCATTTCCATGTGATCGGCCGCCACGACGGTGATCCGGCCTGGCCTGGCCCGGTCTGGGGCAGCGGCCCGGCCCACCGCTACGACCCGGCGGCACTGGACCAGCATGTCGCCTACTGGAAGGAACGGCTAGGATATCCGGCCCACTCCTGA
- a CDS encoding TonB-dependent receptor has translation MTVNNKRRSLKRTALAVMLSALAGTSYAQSTSGDIIGSVTAADKVQVKSLSSGATREVNVSADGRFRVSQLPTGTYEVTTVSNGTPTATTRVTVVAGQSSVTTFASTNGSAATSLDTVNVRALGAANTIDLGSVESRTTFTADKLNSLPVARDITSISLLTPGTVAASGYFGPASFGGASAAENSYYVNGFNVTNLYDSLSFSEVPYQAIDQLDVQTGGYGAQYGFSTGGVTSVNVKRGTNEWKGGFSWTGAPDSLRENEPDTYYNDGSIFRSYDRNSSSSNVYSVWAGGPLIEDKLFVFAMGQFSNSKTGSYSSRGSQYTTNGRPPTAAALSTTAYDYESKTPYWLLKLDWYLNESNHLEYTGFDNSRRYNYDYYNAAYDDASSGGEPAKTSYLGELVGKTGGQTDVFKWTSYLTDNLTASVQYGQMRNRSSEHTISPDGVMGTYNGDINSPEGSCPYVLDYRTETGGTGRRIGCAVASTVGIFGGSNERKGTRLDFDWQLGDHKIGFGYSDEKWTSVQGTSYSGGALWYLEDDYAERVNFRNGGSIKIKQQSWYLQDNWQITPNFMLYAGIRNDSFDNKNSDGISFVKQDDIWQPRAGFSWDILGDGRSKLFASVGRYSLPIAANVALRAASASYYLDEYFTYSGINPNGSPIITGSYEDGAYDAVINGESGATPDPRAVASRGLKPYTQDEVILGYQQQISSSIDFLNDWTVGIKATYRRINNVIDDTCDSRSLYNAAVAAGYDLSNWSDPWTVPEGLPGCWIYNPGSDLNVTLDVDGDGNADDITVPGATLGPKAKRSYKAVTLSADKQTERWYASLSYTWSKLEGNYEGLVKSTNGQDDTGTTSDFDFAEIMYGANGYLFNDHRHSFKLYGGFKFTDEWSVGVNVLAQSGAPKSCLGGGWGSFDTEYGYNGVFHTCEQGTDEIAKVGSAGRTPWQFTVSPNITYTPNWLEGLSMQVSVLNAFNNIKPVQVYETKYGRPSSAPTIRTYYNYNTPKYFNDPRYVRFQVQYDW, from the coding sequence ATGACTGTGAACAACAAACGGCGCAGCCTGAAGCGCACCGCCCTGGCGGTAATGCTCAGCGCACTGGCCGGCACCAGCTACGCACAGAGCACTTCCGGCGACATCATCGGCAGCGTCACTGCAGCCGACAAGGTCCAGGTGAAAAGCCTGTCCTCCGGCGCCACCCGTGAAGTGAACGTCAGCGCCGATGGGCGCTTCCGCGTCTCACAGCTGCCCACCGGCACCTACGAGGTCACCACGGTCAGCAACGGCACGCCCACCGCCACCACCCGCGTGACCGTGGTTGCCGGCCAGTCGTCGGTCACCACTTTCGCCAGCACCAACGGCAGTGCGGCCACCTCGCTGGATACGGTGAACGTGCGCGCCCTGGGCGCGGCCAACACCATCGACCTGGGCAGCGTTGAATCGCGCACCACGTTCACCGCCGACAAGCTCAACTCGCTGCCGGTGGCGCGTGACATCACCAGCATCTCGCTGCTCACCCCCGGCACCGTCGCGGCCAGTGGCTACTTCGGTCCGGCCTCGTTCGGCGGCGCCTCGGCGGCGGAAAACAGCTACTACGTCAACGGCTTCAACGTCACCAATCTGTACGACAGCCTGTCGTTCTCCGAGGTGCCGTACCAGGCCATCGACCAGCTGGACGTGCAGACCGGCGGCTACGGCGCGCAGTACGGCTTCTCCACCGGCGGCGTGACCAGCGTCAACGTCAAGCGCGGCACCAACGAGTGGAAGGGCGGCTTCAGCTGGACCGGCGCACCGGATTCGCTGCGCGAGAACGAGCCGGACACCTACTACAACGACGGCTCGATCTTCCGCTCCTACGATCGCAACAGCAGCAGTTCCAACGTCTACAGCGTGTGGGCCGGTGGCCCGCTGATCGAAGACAAGCTGTTCGTGTTCGCCATGGGCCAGTTCAGCAATTCCAAGACCGGCAGCTACAGCAGCCGCGGCTCGCAGTACACGACCAACGGCCGACCGCCCACCGCCGCAGCGCTGTCCACCACCGCCTACGACTACGAGTCCAAGACCCCGTACTGGCTGTTGAAGCTGGACTGGTACCTGAACGAAAGCAACCACCTGGAATACACCGGCTTCGACAACAGCCGCCGCTACAACTACGACTACTACAACGCCGCCTACGACGATGCCAGCAGCGGCGGCGAGCCGGCCAAGACCAGCTACCTGGGCGAACTGGTGGGCAAGACCGGCGGCCAGACCGACGTGTTCAAGTGGACCAGCTACCTGACCGACAACCTGACCGCCTCGGTCCAGTACGGGCAGATGCGCAACCGCAGTTCGGAGCACACGATCAGCCCCGATGGCGTGATGGGCACCTACAACGGTGACATCAACAGCCCCGAAGGCAGCTGCCCCTACGTACTGGACTACCGTACCGAGACCGGCGGCACCGGCCGTCGCATCGGCTGCGCCGTGGCCAGCACGGTTGGCATCTTCGGTGGCAGCAACGAACGCAAGGGCACCCGCCTGGACTTCGACTGGCAGCTGGGCGACCACAAGATCGGCTTCGGTTACAGCGACGAGAAGTGGACCTCGGTGCAGGGCACCTCGTACTCGGGCGGCGCGTTGTGGTACCTGGAAGACGACTACGCCGAGCGGGTGAACTTCCGCAACGGTGGTTCGATCAAGATCAAGCAGCAGTCGTGGTACCTGCAGGACAACTGGCAGATCACGCCGAACTTCATGCTGTACGCGGGCATCCGCAACGATTCGTTCGACAACAAGAACTCCGACGGCATTTCCTTCGTCAAGCAGGATGACATCTGGCAGCCGCGTGCCGGCTTCTCGTGGGACATCCTGGGCGATGGCCGCAGCAAGCTCTTTGCCTCGGTCGGCCGCTACTCGCTGCCCATCGCGGCCAACGTGGCACTGCGCGCGGCCAGCGCGTCCTACTACCTGGACGAATACTTCACCTATAGCGGCATCAACCCGAATGGCTCGCCGATCATCACCGGCAGCTACGAGGACGGCGCCTACGACGCGGTGATCAATGGCGAAAGCGGTGCGACCCCGGATCCGCGTGCGGTGGCCTCGCGCGGCCTGAAGCCGTACACCCAGGATGAAGTGATCCTGGGCTACCAGCAGCAGATCAGCTCGTCGATCGATTTCCTGAACGACTGGACCGTGGGCATCAAGGCCACCTACCGTCGTATCAACAACGTGATCGATGACACCTGCGATTCGCGTTCGCTGTACAACGCGGCGGTGGCGGCGGGCTACGACCTGTCCAACTGGTCCGATCCTTGGACCGTGCCCGAAGGCCTGCCGGGCTGCTGGATCTACAACCCGGGCAGCGATCTGAACGTCACCCTGGACGTGGACGGCGACGGCAACGCAGACGACATCACGGTGCCGGGTGCAACCCTGGGCCCGAAGGCCAAGCGCAGCTACAAGGCGGTGACCCTCAGCGCCGACAAGCAGACCGAGCGCTGGTACGCCAGCCTGTCCTATACCTGGTCGAAGCTGGAAGGCAACTACGAGGGCCTGGTCAAGAGCACCAACGGCCAGGACGACACCGGCACGACCTCGGACTTCGACTTCGCCGAGATCATGTACGGCGCCAACGGCTATCTGTTCAACGACCATCGCCACAGCTTCAAGCTGTACGGCGGCTTCAAGTTCACCGATGAGTGGTCGGTGGGCGTGAACGTGCTGGCCCAGTCCGGCGCGCCCAAGAGCTGCCTGGGCGGCGGCTGGGGCAGCTTCGACACCGAGTACGGCTATAACGGCGTATTCCACACCTGCGAACAGGGCACCGACGAGATCGCCAAGGTCGGCAGCGCGGGCCGCACGCCGTGGCAGTTCACCGTCAGCCCGAACATCACCTACACGCCCAACTGGCTGGAAGGCCTGAGCATGCAGGTGTCGGTGCTCAATGCATTCAACAACATCAAGCCGGTGCAGGTGTACGAAACCAAGTACGGTCGCCCGAGCTCGGCACCGACCATCCGTACCTACTACAACTACAACACCCCGAAGTACTTCAACGACCCGCGCTACGTGCGCTTCCAGGTGCAGTACGACTGGTAA